In Athalia rosae chromosome 6, iyAthRosa1.1, whole genome shotgun sequence, one DNA window encodes the following:
- the LOC105688698 gene encoding larval serum protein 1 beta chain-like has translation MIRQLALLAVAAICFASAVKIETRTGDKDFAILQKTAYEMLWHVDQPEKVHSELYKIGTGFDVMANIDKFSKKEVVEEFWRYYKDGKMTPRGKVFAPFVGPEYREEARIVFNLFYYANDLKTFFNTAAWARTHLNEGVFTYCYYLAIFHRPDTREINLPAPHEIVPHYFFNHDVISEAHAIKMALNPHEDTGKPKTHLIYANYTRPYFGSSHQTKMTYFTEDVGLNNYYFYVKHEYPFFMEGDVHFKTTKAYRGQYFLYFLKQLVNRYYMELLSNGLAPLQHIDWEQPFTQGYSSALAYRNGIFFPQRKPWSTVPVEKYQYLQRLRELESRIADVANSGFVFTKSGEFQAIPDEEALNVFGNLLEGNIDSPNHAFYESVGLYARKVLGFSPEFHKKWAAIPSAMEHFLTTLRDPAAWQMFASHVDFYTRFQSFRGPYPHEQLEMKNVKIESVAIDKLTTYMDGFDSLISNCVRVHDHKDAESVVIKARQQRLNHKPYSLHLTITSDIKRDAVIRAFVGPKFDHFGNLVDFSDSYPYFYELDYWFVELNPGTNKIERKSIDAALTVEDRYSSDVEYKKILEGVESGQYVYNQRIYGFPRRLALPKGKPEGMEFRFFFIVNDVDPKTVTKVQTRLSGELTHDGRPFGYPLDRPVPVNPRHYDNMIIKDAPVYFKDDLNSSF, from the exons atgaTCAGGCAGCTGGCTTTGTTGGCCGTTGCGGCGATTTGCTTCGCCTCAGCGGTCAAAATTGAGACTCGCACGGGTGACAAGGATTTtgcaattttgcaaaaaaccGCCTACGAGATGCTCTGGCACGTCGATCAACCCGAGAAGGTCCACAGCGAACTTTACAAAATCGGAACCGGCTTCGACGTGATGGCCAACATCGACAAATTCTCCAAAAAG GAAGTCGTCGAGGAATTCTGGAGATACTACAAGGACGGCAAGATGACTCCGCGCGGTAAAGTCTTCGCTCCTTTCGTCGGCCCGGAATATAGGGAGGAAGCGAGGATCGTCTTCAACTTATTTTACTACGCCAACGACCTGAAGACGTTTTTCAACACCGCCGCTTGGGCTCGCACGCACCTGAACGAGGGAGTCTTCACGTACTGCTACTACCTAGCCATATTCCACCGTCCGGACACCAGAGAAATCAACCTTCCGGCTCCCCACGAAATCGTGCCACACTATTTCTTCAACCACGACGTCATCTCGGAGGCGCACGCCATCAAAATGGCCCTCAACCCCCACG aggACACGGGCAAACCGAAAACCCACCTGATCTACGCCAACTACACGAGACCGTACTTCGGAAGCAGCCATCAAACAAAAATGACCTACTTCACCGAAGACGTCGGCCTCAACAACTACTATTTCTACGTTAAACACGAATACCCGTTCTTCATGGAGGGTGACGTACACTTCAAAACCACCAAAGCTTACCGAGGACAATACTTCCTCTACTTCCTCAAGCAACTCGTCAACCGCTACTACATGGAACTTCTGTCCAACGGTCTCGCACCCCTACAGCACATCGATTGGGAACAACCGTTCACCCAGGGATATTCGAGCGCACTCGCTTACCGCAACGGAATATTCTTCCCGCAACGTAAACCCTGGTCGACCGTGCCCGTAGAAAAATACCAGTACCTCCAG AGGCTCAGAGAATTGGAGTCGCGGATCGCCGACGTCGCCAACTCCGGATTCGTGTTCACGAAGTCCGGCGAATTCCAAGCAATCCCTGACGAGGAAGCGCTGAACGTGTTCGGAAACCTGCTCGAAGGAAACATAGATTCCCCCAATCACGCGTTCTACGAATCGGTCGGACTCTACGCTAGAAAGGTGCTTGGATTCTCTCCGGAATTCCACAAGAAATGGGCAGCCATACCGAGCGCCATGGAGCACTTCCTCACCACCTTGAGGGACCCCGCAGCCTGGCAGATGTTCGCCAGCCACGTCGACTTCTACACCAG ATTCCAGTCGTTCAGAGGCCCTTACCCCCACGAACaattggagatgaaaaatgtgaaaatcgaGTCGGTGGCCATCGACAAACTCACCACGTACATGGACGGTTTCGACTCTTTGATCTCAAATTGCGTCAGAGTACACGATCACAAAGACGCCGAATCCGTAGTGATAAAGGCTCGCCAACAACGGCTGAACCACAAGCCTTACTCTCTCCACCTGACCATCACGAGCGACATCAAGAGAGACGCGGTGATCCGCGCCTTCGTGGGACCGAAATTCGACCACTTCGGAAATCTCGTGGACTTCAGCGACAGCTACCCCTACTTCTACGAGCTCGACTACTGGTTCGTCGAAC TGAACCCTGGAACCAACAAAATCGAACGCAAGAGCATCGACGCAGCATTGACCGTGGAGGACCGCTACTCCAGCGACGTGGAGTACAAGAAGATATTGGAGGGTGTTGAATCCGGACAGTACGTTTACAACCAGAGAATCTACGGATTCCCGCGGCGTCTCGCCCTTCCCAAGGGTAAACCGGAGGGAATGGAATTCCGTTTCTTCTTCATCGTGAACGACGTCGACCCCAAGACCGTCACCAAAGTACAAACGCGTCTCAGCGGTGAACTTACCCACGACGGCAGACCCTTCGGATACCCGCTGGACAGACCGGTCCCCGTGAATCCTCGCCATTACGACAACATGATCATCAAGGACGCTCCCGTCTACTTCAAGGACGATCTCAACAGCAgcttttga
- the LOC125501424 gene encoding arylphorin-like isoform X2 — protein sequence MSGLIISLLIGGIATYSHSAAVPVSDENPVEIAPEELVFKQKLVYELLQHVDQATVGNPELYKKGKSWDIKENSKLYDSEQVVNEFLEKYERGMLPRGRIFSVFYPVILEEAISLFRLFKSATNHDTFLKTAAWARIHVNEGQFIYAFSVAVVHRTDMKFVKLPPPYEINPHLFFNSETIRQAQIKKMTHVPHPSGVKLSYLLQTNESTWRTDYPNNFEERLNYFTEDVGLNAYFHILNLEYPFWMSSEEFNLPKGYRGEQYYYSLKLLLTRYNLERISNGLNKIEYIDWNKPLITGYHPSLTYPNGVQFPHRHRESHVPQDKYKQLQEIANLESRILGIIDSGYFVDVEGKTDSIYTSDGLDNLANIIEGNADSLNKQLYGSVDAVSRDILGFHPTPLNKHQTLPSAIQHFSTSLRDPIFYRLIDRIVGYFERYKSNMEPYTREQLGAGSGLKIGSLDIGDLETFIDHSDLVVDNAVAIGNFADGESIGIKARQHRLNHKPFTYTVNIIAEKPTPAMIRVFLGPKYEPISNRELDIADNYADFYEIDNWKVELKSGENEIKRADHEALFVLPDDEGADTFYWKVKESAETKIPFMYSKRMYGFPKRLLIPKGKKDGLPLRIFVHVAPCNDDHTSETDSPVWGKGITDGRPLGFPLDRPSTIENLTLPNIHWRDVVIFHKDVDEVNV from the exons ATGTCGGGCTTAATAATTTCACtcctgatcggcggcatcgCGACGTATTCCCATTCCGCGGCTGTCCCAGTTTCGGACGAAAATCCCGTCGAGATCGCTCCCGAAGAATTAGTTTTCAAACAGAAATTAGTCTACGAACTTCTTCAGCATGTCGACCAGGCGACGGTGGGCAACCCGGAACTTTACAAGAAAGGAAAATCCTGGGACATCAAGGAGAATTCGAAGCTCTACGACAGCGAG CAAGTGGTGAACGAATTTCTGGAAAAATACGAACGTGGAATGCTTCCGCGGGGTAGGATCTTCTCCGTATTCTACCCGGTGATCCTCGAGGAGGCGATATCCCTGTTCAGACTATTCAAATCGGCCACGAATCACGACACATTTTTGAAAACCGCTGCCTGGGCGAGAATCCACGTGAACGAAGGGCAGTTTATTTACGCCTTCAGCGTCGCCGTCGTCCACCGAACCGACATGAAATTCGTCAAGCTTCCGCCGCCCTACGAAATAAATCCTCacctatttttcaattcggaaACCATCAGGCAGGcgcagataaaaaaaatgacccaCGTACCCC ATCCCTCCGGGGTGAAACTCAGCTACCTACTGCAGACTAACGAGAGCACCTGGCGGACCGATTATCCGAATAATTTCGAGGAGaggttgaattattttaccgAGGACGTTGGACTGAACGCGTACTTCCACATTCTCAATCTTGAATACCCTTTTTGGATGTCCAGCGAGGAATTCAACCTTCCAAAAGGTTACAGAGGAGAGCAATATTACTATTCTTTGAAGCTTTTACTGACCAGATACAATCTGGAAAGAATAAGCAACGgtttgaataaaatcgaatacaTCGATTGGAACAAACCTTTGATCACCGGCTACCACCCGTCGCTGACTTACCCGAATGGCGTACAATTTCCGCATCGCCATCGCGAGTCTCATGTTCCACAGGACAAATACAAGCAGCTTCAA GAAATCGCGAACCTGGAGTCCCGGATTTTGGGTATTATCGATTCGGGATATTTCGTGGACGTTGAGGGAAAAACCGACAGCATTTACACCAGTGACGGACTGGACAATCTCGCTAACATCATAGAAGGAAATGCTGACTCTTTGAACAAACAATTGTACGGCTCGGTCGACGCCGTTTCCAGAGACATTCTAGGCTTTCATCCGACTCCTTTGAACAAACATCAGACGCTTCCCAGCGCGATTCAGCACTTCAGCACCAGCCTGAGAGACCCGATTTTTTATCGCCTGATCGACAGGATCGTGGGATACTTCGAACG TTACAAGAGCAACATGGAGCCCTACACGAGGGAACAATTGGGAGCGGGTTCCGGTCTGAAAATCGGCTCGCTGGACATCGGGGACCTTGAAACTTTCATCGATCACTCCGATCTGGTGGTGGACAACGCGGTGGCGATCGGTAATTTCGCCGATGGCGAATCCATCGGCATCAAGGCACGGCAGCACCGACTCAATCACAAACCGTTCACGTACACCGTGAATATAATCGCCGAAAAACCCACGCCCGCAATGATCAGAGTATTTCTGGGACCGAAATACGAACCGATAAGCAATCGGGAATTGGACATCGCCGATAATTACGCGGACTTTTACGAGATCGATAACTGGAAAGTTGAGC TGAAATCGGgcgagaatgaaataaaacgcgCTGACCACGAGGCGCTCTTCGTCCTGCCGGACGACGAGGGGGCGGACACATTTTACTGGAAGGTCAAGGAATCCGCGGAGACGAAGATTCCTTTCATGTACTCCAAGAGGATGTACGGATTCCCGAAGAGACTGCTCATTcccaaaggaaaaaaagatggtTTACCTCTCAGGATATTCGTTCACGTTGCTCCCTGCAACGACGATCATACCTCCGAAACGGATTCACCGGTTTGGGGAAAGGGAATAACCGATGGACGTCCCCTGGGCTTCCCGTTGGACAGACCGTCGACCATTGAAAATCTTACGCTGCCTAATATTCATTGGCGAGACGTCGTTATTTTCCACAAAGACGTCGATGAAGTAAATGTCTAG
- the LOC105688697 gene encoding arylphorin subunit alpha-like, whose translation MFRYSAIVALVAFYFSAVALGEPVYADDELLRQQKEVYDVLHHVDQADIAHPKFFKIAKEFDIETYLTTSEHGKDFYNLWKYGKVLPRGAVFSVFYPVHVEEVKALFKVFFYVKNYDDLIKVAAWSRVHLNEFLFPYAFSVAVYHHPLFRNIRLPPHSELYPSLYFHNEVLQKAKNVKIQHDTTETQVTVDGAIIIPANYSHGYQHYHTDDEWKVSYYTEDVSLANLFYYLHLAHPFWLRFDEFELPLRNPGETYLWSHQLRSSRFYLERLSNGLGEVKRINWYHPVPVGYHPSLTFHNGLPLPHREAGSDFGVFYLIDRVRQYHQRIFDATDLGYYRNHTGELEYFWNKKGIDTLGRIIAGYPSPAHPTYYGPYESFSRSALGFSPKPVNELKVVPSALEFDGVAQRDPIYWSWSASMLGFYENFIQHLPQYSWNQLVNNEVEIVSIDVDPITTFFDYVDIPITNGVKIRDVNDRTVIKARQLRLNHKPFNYRFQLKTDHDVTVNIRTFIGAVEDSFGNPLDITENWPNMFLLDFFTKKLKVGINQFERSSLRAANTANVGLYDEDFYQSVVDAIAGKRKLEIPEQFHGYPNHLVIPKGTTGGMKFQFLFFIDKYDETHVIHHKSRLIGDKIYADQPQGYPLERPPIANFTLLPNVHVEHVVITHKEFRDINRTI comes from the exons ATGTTTCGCTATTCTGCTATTGTTGCCCTAGTGGCTTTCTACTTTTCGGCGGTCGCCCTGGGCGAACCGGTGTACGCCGACGACGAACTCCTTCGTCAACAGAAAGAAGTCTACGATGTACTTCATCACGTCGATCAGGCCGATATCGCTCACCCTAAATTCTTCAAAATAGCAAAGGAATTTGACATCGAGACTTACCTCACCACCTCC GAACACGGAAAGGACTTTTACAACCTGTGGAAATACGGAAAGGTGCTACCTCGCGGTGCAGTTTTCTCCGTATTCTATCCCGTGCACGTTGAAGAGGTGAAAGCTCTCTTCAAAGTGTTCTTCTACGTCAAGAACTATGACGATCTTATCAAAGTTGCGGCTTGGTCTCGCGTCCACCTCAACGAATTCTTGTTCCCTTACGCCTTCAGCGTCGCTGTCTACCATCATCCCCTATTTAGGAACATCCGTTTACCGCCTCACAGCGAACTTTATCCTTCTCTTTACTTCCACAACGAAGTCTTGCAAAAGGCTAAGAACGTGAAGATCCAGCACG ACACGACCGAAACCCAAGTGACTGTGGACGGCGCTATCATAATCCCTGCCAATTACTCGCACGGATACCAGCATTACCATACCGACGACGAGTGGAAGGTCAGTTATTACACCGAGGACGTGTCTCTGGCAAATCTTTTCTACTACTTGCATCTCGCTCACCCCTTCTGGCTTCGGTTCGACGAATTTGAACTGCCATTGAGGAACCCCGGTGAAACATATTTGTGGAGTCATCAGTTGCGATCGTCACGTTTCTACCTTGAACGTCTTTCGAACGGTTTGGGAGAGGTGAAAAGGATCAACTGGTACCATCCGGTGCCCGTTGGTTACCACCCGAGTCTTACTTTCCACAACGGATTGCCGTTACCCCACCGCGAAGCTGGTTCAGATTTCGGAGTCTTCTACCTCATCGAC CGCGTCCGCCAGTACCACCAGAGAATCTTCGATGCTACCGACTTGGGATATTACCGAAACCACACGGGAGAACTGGAATATTTCTGGAACAAGAAGGGAATCGACACCCTTGGACGTATAATAGCCGGATATCCGAGCCCCGCTCACCCGACCTACTACGGTCCCTACGAATCTTTCAGTAGATCCGCTCTAGGATTCAGTCCGAAACCCGTCAACGAACTCAAGGTGGTACCAAGCGCGCTGGAATTCGACGGTGTAGCTCAGAGGGATCCGATTTACTGGAGCTGGAGCGCCAGCATGTTGGGATTCTACGAAAA CTTCATCCAACACCTTCCGCAATACTCTTGGAACCAATTGGTGAACAACGAAGTGGAAATCGTATCCATTGACGTGGATCCGATTACCACGTTCTTCGACTACGTCGACATACCGATCACCAATGGAGTTAAAATACGCGACGTGAACGACAGAACCGTCATCAAGGCCCGCCAGCTACGACTGAACCACAAACCCTTCAACTACCGATTCCAGCTGAAAACCGACCACGACGTGACCGTGAACATCCGCACGTTCATCGGAGCCGTCGAGGACTCCTTTGGAAACCCACTCGACATCACCGAGAATTGGCCGAACATGTTCCTATTGGACTTCTTCACGAAGAAAC TGAAGGTCGGAATCAACCAATTCGAACGCAGTAGCTTGCGAGCTGCGAATACCGCGAACGTCGGGCTGTACGACGAAGATTTCTACCAGAGCGTTGTAGACGCGATTGCGGGCAAGAGGAAACTCGAGATCCCCGAACAATTCCACGGTTACCCGAACCACCTGGTCATCCCCAAGGGTACGACCGGTGGAATGAAGTTCCAGTTCCTCTTCTTCATCGACAAGTACGACGAGACACACGTTATCCATCACAAGTCTCGGTTGATCGGTGACAAGATTTACGCCGATCAACCCCAGGGCTATCCGCTGGAGAGACCACCAATCGCGAACTTCACTCTGCTACCGAACGTTCACGTGGAACATGTGGTGATCACCCACAAGGAATTCCGCGATATCAATAGGACAATCTAA
- the LOC125501424 gene encoding hexamerin-like isoform X1: MSGLIISLLIGGIATYSHSAAVPVSDENPVEIAPEELVFKQKLVYELLQHVDQATVGNPELYKKGKSWDIKENSKLYDSEQVVNEFLEKYERGMLPRGRIFSVFYPVILEEAISLFRLFKSATNHDTFLKTAAWARIHVNEGQFIYAFSVAVVHRTDMKFVKLPPPYEINPHLFFNSETIRQAQIKKMTHVPHPSGVKLSYLLQTNESTWRTDYPNNFEERLNYFTEDVGLNAYFHILNLEYPFWMSSEEFNLPKGYRGEQYYYSLKLLLTRYNLERISNGLNKIEYIDWNKPLITGYHPSLTYPNGVQFPHRHRESHVPQDKYKQLQVRISFSNLFSFLFRMQTYSDVCIIERKIHQEIANLESRILGIIDSGYFVDVEGKTDSIYTSDGLDNLANIIEGNADSLNKQLYGSVDAVSRDILGFHPTPLNKHQTLPSAIQHFSTSLRDPIFYRLIDRIVGYFERYKSNMEPYTREQLGAGSGLKIGSLDIGDLETFIDHSDLVVDNAVAIGNFADGESIGIKARQHRLNHKPFTYTVNIIAEKPTPAMIRVFLGPKYEPISNRELDIADNYADFYEIDNWKVELKSGENEIKRADHEALFVLPDDEGADTFYWKVKESAETKIPFMYSKRMYGFPKRLLIPKGKKDGLPLRIFVHVAPCNDDHTSETDSPVWGKGITDGRPLGFPLDRPSTIENLTLPNIHWRDVVIFHKDVDEVNV; the protein is encoded by the exons ATGTCGGGCTTAATAATTTCACtcctgatcggcggcatcgCGACGTATTCCCATTCCGCGGCTGTCCCAGTTTCGGACGAAAATCCCGTCGAGATCGCTCCCGAAGAATTAGTTTTCAAACAGAAATTAGTCTACGAACTTCTTCAGCATGTCGACCAGGCGACGGTGGGCAACCCGGAACTTTACAAGAAAGGAAAATCCTGGGACATCAAGGAGAATTCGAAGCTCTACGACAGCGAG CAAGTGGTGAACGAATTTCTGGAAAAATACGAACGTGGAATGCTTCCGCGGGGTAGGATCTTCTCCGTATTCTACCCGGTGATCCTCGAGGAGGCGATATCCCTGTTCAGACTATTCAAATCGGCCACGAATCACGACACATTTTTGAAAACCGCTGCCTGGGCGAGAATCCACGTGAACGAAGGGCAGTTTATTTACGCCTTCAGCGTCGCCGTCGTCCACCGAACCGACATGAAATTCGTCAAGCTTCCGCCGCCCTACGAAATAAATCCTCacctatttttcaattcggaaACCATCAGGCAGGcgcagataaaaaaaatgacccaCGTACCCC ATCCCTCCGGGGTGAAACTCAGCTACCTACTGCAGACTAACGAGAGCACCTGGCGGACCGATTATCCGAATAATTTCGAGGAGaggttgaattattttaccgAGGACGTTGGACTGAACGCGTACTTCCACATTCTCAATCTTGAATACCCTTTTTGGATGTCCAGCGAGGAATTCAACCTTCCAAAAGGTTACAGAGGAGAGCAATATTACTATTCTTTGAAGCTTTTACTGACCAGATACAATCTGGAAAGAATAAGCAACGgtttgaataaaatcgaatacaTCGATTGGAACAAACCTTTGATCACCGGCTACCACCCGTCGCTGACTTACCCGAATGGCGTACAATTTCCGCATCGCCATCGCGAGTCTCATGTTCCACAGGACAAATACAAGCAGCTTCAAGTGCGTATaagtttttccaatttattttcttttctttttcgaatgcAAACGTACAGTGATGTCTGCATAATCGAACGTAAAATTCATCAGGAAATCGCGAACCTGGAGTCCCGGATTTTGGGTATTATCGATTCGGGATATTTCGTGGACGTTGAGGGAAAAACCGACAGCATTTACACCAGTGACGGACTGGACAATCTCGCTAACATCATAGAAGGAAATGCTGACTCTTTGAACAAACAATTGTACGGCTCGGTCGACGCCGTTTCCAGAGACATTCTAGGCTTTCATCCGACTCCTTTGAACAAACATCAGACGCTTCCCAGCGCGATTCAGCACTTCAGCACCAGCCTGAGAGACCCGATTTTTTATCGCCTGATCGACAGGATCGTGGGATACTTCGAACG TTACAAGAGCAACATGGAGCCCTACACGAGGGAACAATTGGGAGCGGGTTCCGGTCTGAAAATCGGCTCGCTGGACATCGGGGACCTTGAAACTTTCATCGATCACTCCGATCTGGTGGTGGACAACGCGGTGGCGATCGGTAATTTCGCCGATGGCGAATCCATCGGCATCAAGGCACGGCAGCACCGACTCAATCACAAACCGTTCACGTACACCGTGAATATAATCGCCGAAAAACCCACGCCCGCAATGATCAGAGTATTTCTGGGACCGAAATACGAACCGATAAGCAATCGGGAATTGGACATCGCCGATAATTACGCGGACTTTTACGAGATCGATAACTGGAAAGTTGAGC TGAAATCGGgcgagaatgaaataaaacgcgCTGACCACGAGGCGCTCTTCGTCCTGCCGGACGACGAGGGGGCGGACACATTTTACTGGAAGGTCAAGGAATCCGCGGAGACGAAGATTCCTTTCATGTACTCCAAGAGGATGTACGGATTCCCGAAGAGACTGCTCATTcccaaaggaaaaaaagatggtTTACCTCTCAGGATATTCGTTCACGTTGCTCCCTGCAACGACGATCATACCTCCGAAACGGATTCACCGGTTTGGGGAAAGGGAATAACCGATGGACGTCCCCTGGGCTTCCCGTTGGACAGACCGTCGACCATTGAAAATCTTACGCTGCCTAATATTCATTGGCGAGACGTCGTTATTTTCCACAAAGACGTCGATGAAGTAAATGTCTAG
- the LOC105688705 gene encoding uncharacterized protein LOC105688705 has protein sequence MPVSSHHGSLGRKYAIGKMAEIMVACNKMIFKLQEEVYEASKTAVSMGEIPAICTSSSTCFGPHLDSGSENTPVDRTTSLPTPPEPKTVRDPRLKEIYEKLMDLESVGRVEWLKVFMHMSSYLRVLRPLSRADWEDKKKFIHRHTLRVDGPHPGLSDNLITAGNKPLRKTRRPGKKPAVVSTPLSIKNVEFVGPNNDEDFFFNIDRSAVSGTLKKSNPKTFCDCLCTASTDLSSPSKNRTKRFAGKGNRRI, from the exons ATGCCCGTTTCTTCTCATCATGGGTCACTGGGGAGAAAATACGCGATTGGAAAAATGGCGGAAATTATGGTAGCCTGCAATAAAATGATATtcaaacttcaagaggaggtTTACGAGGCGTCAAAAACCGCCGTTTCCATGGGCGAGATACCCGCAATATGCACCAGTAGCAGTACTTGTTTCGGCCCTCACCTCGATTCGGGCTCGGAAAATACGCCGGTCGATCGGACCACCAGCCTCCCGACACCACCTGAGCCGAAAACCGTTCGCGATCCACGTCTGAAGGAAatctatgaaaaattgatggacCTCGAGAGCGTCGGGCGA GTAGAGTGGCTGAAAGTGTTCATGCACATGAGCAGCTACCTGAGGGTGCTGCGACCTTTGTCGAGGGCGGATtgggaggataaaaaaaaatttatccaccgTCACACCCTGCGGGTCGACGGTCCGCATCCTGGACTTTCGGATAATTTAATTACCGCCGGTAATAAACCACTCCGCAAAACCCGGAGACCCGGAAAG AAACCGGCCGTCGTTTCCACTCCGTTGTCCATCAAGAACGTGGAATTTGTGGGTCCGAATAAcgacgaagatttttttttcaatatcgatCGCTCCGCAGTTTCtggtactttgaaaaaatccaatccCAAGACTTTTTGCGATTGTCTTTGTACCG CGAGCACCGACCTTTCGAGTCCCTCTAAAAATCGGACAAAACGATTTGCTGGGAAAGGTAACCGAAGAATATGA
- the LOC105688707 gene encoding uncharacterized protein LOC105688707, with amino-acid sequence MNFRTFVMALICASVMGDDFLSKNGNGSKDETQQRDNEPPEGYYAFVESPNAEPPKVRPPPYAESDKECHDTGKQSKGFVSIHNICGDLNKGYIPRNPMRQNVLGYSYPFELLRNHTLKFLSKALPILKADDSLPKVARVEPFSQNSVDTDEKRSRSKRSSSSDSDSTSAVNENGTRSGRKFCENGGGVVCMLYKAIQGEPLASTAAERRDDPPIPEYRQRTPPQEPQTEYSGPPTPCPAKVEYATPVFAKNYQGVWRYVVQIPYEGYFTQTIEVTRCMQSRCHYLDGGCLSSPRWTSLLVAEIFYPDTFLEENQNTRLPGPREPVSGSPPPVHDFQNYQQYLQKRAGESEGRSSGKSQFSQQQQQQQHCDGVDEMGCFQVRLYYDWFLVPGSCKCWRPDYFNRYVRRSNLSPDL; translated from the exons ATGAATTTTCGCACGTTCGTT ATGGCATTGATCTGCGCATCGGTAATGGGAGATGATTTTTTGAGTAAAAATGGCAACGGTTCTAAAGATGAAACTCAACAGCGGGATAACGAACCTCCGGAGGGTTACTATGCATTCGTAGAATCGCCTAATGCTGAACCACCGAAAGTGAGACCTCCACCCTACGCTGAGAGCGACAAAGAATGCCACG ACACAGGAAAACAAAGCAAGGGATTCGTATCGATCCATAACATCTGCGGGGATCTTAACAAGGGATATATTCCTAGGAACCCTATGCGCCAGAACGTTCTTGGATATTCGTACccttt tgaaCTTCTGCGTAATCACACTTTGAAGTTCCTCAGTAAAGCTCTGCCCATTTTGAAGGCTGATGACTCGTTACCAAAGGTCGCCAGAGTGGAACCTTTTTCGCAAAATTC AGTGGACACGGATGAGAAACGTAGCAGGAGCAAGAGATCATCGagttcagattcagattccacGTCGGCGGTTAACGAGAATGGGACAAGGAGTgggcgaaaattttgcgaaaacgGAGGAGGAGT GGTCTGTATGCTCTACAAGGCCATACAAGGTGAGCCTCTCGCTTCAACGGCTGCAGAGCGCAGAGACGATCCTCCGATTCCCGAATATCGTCAAAGAACACCCCCTCAAGAACCGCAGACCGAGTATTCTGGACCGCCGACTCCATGCCCGGCCAAAGTGGAGTACGCCACTCCGGTGtttgcaaaaaattatcaaggaGTGTGGCGTTACGTAGTACAAATACCATACGAAGGATATTTTACCCAGACGATCGAGGTCACCAGGTGTAT GCAGTCTCGTTGCCACTACTTAGACGGTGGTTGTCTGTCGTCTCCACGATGGACCAGCTTGTTGGTAGCAGAAATTTTCTATCCGGATACATTTTTAGAGGAAAATCAGAATACTAGATTACCTGGACCCAGGGAGCCGGTTTCTGGCTCTCCACCACCCGTTCATGACTTCCAAAACTATCAGCAATACCTGCAAAAACGTGCCGGAGAAAGCGAGGGCAGAAGTAGCGGAAAGTCTCAATTTTcccagcagcaacagcagcaacagcattGCGATGGGGTCGATGAGATGGGCTGTTTCCAG GTGCGATTGTACTACGACTGGTTCTTGGTACCTGGAAGTTGTAAGTGCTGGCGACCAGATTATTTCAATCGTTACGTCCGCAGGAGCAATTTGAGTCCGGATTTGTGA